The genome window AGCTCCATTTGCTCAGCAAGACCCGCCGTGTACGAACGGGCATAGGGAACCTCGCCAGATGCCTCGCCTGCGCCCCCCTGTGCCCCGCCTGCCCATGTGTCCTCAGTGAACTTGGACTGAGCCGGCGTGAGTACATTCGTCACCCGGGCAGAGGCCGAATACCAAATGTGCGGACCGTCCCCCAGGAGTCCATCCGCGATCTGATCCAGCATGTGATGGTCGTCCGGGCGGGCCACCTCAACAGAGCAAGACCACGTGCGACGTGACCTGCTGCCCCGCTGCTCGGTAACCCGCCCGGACAGAGCCTTGCTGTATGTGCTGCGTGATTCCACCTCTTCCGGCTCGGAAGAGGTAAAAGGCACGTGCACCATCCCGCCGGCCGGCCCGATCAATCCACCCATTAGCGGCCTCCGTACTGGGAATTAACTTGCTGCATGACGCCGTGGAACTCACGGTTGCCGATCTGAACCACCGGACGCATGGTGGACATGGCGTTTCGGAAGGCGGCCTCTAGTGACCCTGCGCCGCCACTGGCCCCAGCGGTCCCAGCGGCACTCAACGGGGCAGGATCGAACCCAAGTTGACCCGCGCTAGCAGAGGGCATGAGCTTGTCCGTGGCACGCTGTACAGCCTTGGACTGAGATGAAATGCCGAGAGCCAAGCCCTCTCCAGTGAACTCACCGATCTCCATGAAGACGCGGGATGGCGAGTTGATGCCGAGAAGTGACTTGCCGAAGTTGATGGCCCCGCCAACGAGATCACCGATGACACCCTTGACTGCATCGCCAGCACTCTTGATGCCATTGATGAGGCCCTGGATGATGTTCTTGCCCATGGAGAGCATCTGCCCAGGAAGTCCAGACAGGAACCCGAGGATGTCTCCAGGCAGTGAAGAGAACCAGTTCTTGATAGAGCCAATGCCAGCACTGACAGCCCCAGTGATCGACGCCCATGTGTTGGACAGGAATGACGAGATTCCAGTCCACGCGCCATTCCAGAGACCGACAATGGTTCCGAGAACGGCAGCGATTACTCCGGCAACAATGGTGATGGCACCCATGACGACGCCCTGGATAAGGTTCCAGACGCCTTGAAGGATGGACAGGATGCCGTTCCAGACCGCACCCCAGTTGCCAGAGATGGCACCCATGACGACCTGGATGATCCCAGAGATGACCTGCATGACGGCCTTTACGACCGTGGCTATGGTCTGGAAGACCATCGTAACCACGGGCAGTAGAGCCTGAATGATTGGCACCAGCACGGCGGTGAGTACCTGAACCACCATCATTACGGCGGGGATGATGGCCGCCAGGGCCGAGACAACTAGGGGAAGAACAGCAGAAACAAGCTGAGCAAAGATCGGCAGCACCGAACTGACCAACTGCACCACCAAGGGCGCGATGGCTGCGACGACCCCCACCACTGCGGTTGCAAGCATGGCGAACAAGGGCACGAGCTGCGGAAGTAGCCCGGCTATTACTCCGAGGATGGTTCCGACAACTGGCAGCACGGCGGCTGCGAGCTGAGTCAAGACGGGAATAATGGCGCCTGCAAGCTGCGCCGCGAGGGGTATCACTGCCGCGAGGAGCTGCGCGAACGTCGTAGCGACCTGCGCCACCAGTTCCGCGATCTGCGGGAGGAGTGGAGCGAGTGCCTGAAAGACCATCGACACGGGCGAGAAGGCAGAAGCGAACTCCGCGATCTGCGGAATAATGGGGGCCAGGATAGGACCGAGCTGACCAAACAACGGGGCCAGAACGTCAAACACATTGCGCGCAACCACACCGATTCCTTCAAGGAACCCGGCAAGCCCGGATGACGTGATGTGGTCTTCGCCGTCCTGGAATGCTGCGACCATTGCGCCGAATCCACCGGACGCCTCGCCTGCAAGACCGGCGATCCCGTCACGCACGTTGAACAGGAAGTCCACGAGCGAACTGTCCTCAGCCACGCCCATGATCCCAGAGCCAACGAAGTTGCCTGTGAACAAGATTGCGGCAGCGCCGGTGACGAGCCCTGCTACCTGAGAGAGTGCATCACGGACCCCGAAGAGGAATCCGACGATGGCCGAATCCTCTTCCCACCCGAATGCCTCACGAAGGCTGGACGAGAAGTTCCCGTTGGCCACAAGGTCATAGAGGCCCTGCATCCCGGACATCATCTTGGGGAGCGTCGTGGACATCCATGCGCCCACGTTCTCCATGACAGGCCCGAGGGCTGCATTCACAGAGTCGATGATCGGGATTAGAGTGCCAGATCCCTCGGTGAGGGCATTCAGGAACGGAGTCAGGACAGTAGCACCCACACGCCCAAGAGCGGCACGCACGTTCGCCATTGCGCCCGTGAAGGTCTTTCCGCTTTCGAGGGCAGCGCCACCCATTCCGGTCTCGATGGCATTCTGGAAGGTCTCGAATGAGACCTTGCCCTCGGAGGCCATCTTCCGGGCCTCTTCGGCAGTGACTCCCATTTCCTCTGCCACGAGCTGCAGAATCGGGATACCAGCGTCCATGAGCTGGTTAGCCACATCCATCTGCATCATGTCCGAGGTCGCAACCTTGTTCACGATGGAACCCATGGTCCCCATGTCGGTTCCCGCGATAGCTGCGGCGTCGCCAACGAGCGTCAGGGTGCGCTCCAGCTCCTTGCCAGGCTTCACCCCGGCCGCAACCGTAGCGGCGGCAACGCTGGCTGCGTCTCCAAGCCCATAGGCGGTGCCAGACACTGCTGCCGTCGCGTTCTTCATGATCGCTTCGACAGACTTAGTGTCGTGACCAAGACCGGTCAGCTTGGCCTGCGCCTGCTCGATCTGCATTGCGCGGTTGAAGCCACCGGCAGCGGCGATCCCGGCAATGGCACCACCCACGAGGGCGACACCACCAGCCGCGATCTTGCCAGCCTTCAGTACCCCTCCACCGATACCGGAGACGAAGCCCTTACTAGCTTCCTTGCCGCCAGATGTGCCGGCCGCCCCAAGTTCCTTCGCAATGGCCTTCTGTCCACCCTGGAACGACGGGATAAGGGTCACCCACGCCTGTGCGATCTCGTTTCCGGCCACTACTTACCCCCGTCCCAGAAGGCCTCCCATTCGGAGGCGGGAATTGGACCGGCACCAATGGTGCGGCGTTTCTTGCTCTTTACCCACGGGGTTTCCCATGGCTCGGGGGGCTTGCGGCCCTTTTGCCCGTTCTTCGTGGGCTGCCATGCGAGGATGTCCAGCCGGTGGCCTATGGACGCCAGGAGGCTCGTAGCATTTGCGCCACTCACCCACAGGGCCGCTTGTGGATCGACAAGCCACCCGAGTGCGGAATCCGGCTTTAGGTGCGTCACGAAGGCGTGTAGCGCCGGCCAGGAGAGGCGTCGAGGCACGTCCTCCAACGTCCACCCGGCGGTCATTAGGTCTGCCTCAATGGCAGACCAATGATCGTCAGGCAGTAGGAGGAGGCTCAGGATTTTGGGAGTGAAACCCCAACGTGAGCAAAGTATTTGCGGGAGAAGTCTTCAATCTCCGAGATCTTCAGCTTGATCTCCTTGGACACCTCGACCGGGAAGCCCGACTTGATGAGCTTCAGGGTCGCGGCGGCCTGATCCATCTCTGAACCGGACTGTGCCTCATGGAGTTCCATGAGCGCGTCCGCGTCCGGGTCGAACACCACGTCAGACGGCACGGCGATCTCAGCGCCAGTCTTGGACTTGTACAGGAAAGGGGTGTCAGTGTTGGTCTTGCGCGGGGGCATGAGGACTCCTTGGAAGTGAGAGGACTCGAAGGTTTGAGAGACCGTGTGGGCGGGGAGTCCTCACAACACCCGCCCACACGGGGCACAAAAAAAGACCCCTAAGGGCCTTTCGGATTCATCGGAAGATCAGACTTCCGGGTCAGGCTCTACGGCCGACTTCTGCGTGTAGATATAGATCTTCTCGCCGAAGTCATCAGCCAGGGCCGACAGTTCGATCTCCAACGGCGTTGCCTCGCCCTTGACGAAGGTGATCTCACCCTGAGAAGCCAGGCCGCCATTCGGGACAACGACGCGCCGCTTGCGGTCCATGTCCTTCAGGTTGAACACCCAGCCGCGAGGCTCGATGTTGCTGGAGTTGACGCGGACCACGATCTCCTCGCCGGCATCCGTGACGTTCTCCGGGCCGAAGAATGCACGCAGGCCCGGCAGCGTCCACGAGATGATCGTGAACGTCAGGGTGGCGTCATGCTCGGTCAGGAGCTGGCGAACGGCATCCAGGTTCCAGTCACGCAGGTTCTCCGTAGAGCGATCCGTGGCGATGGTCAGGCCATCCTCAGACACGAACCCTAGATCCTCAGCGCCGACCGGAAGTTCGGCAGTGGTCGAAGTCGGGGCGAGAGAATTGGCGGGGTAGGTGTAGGCGTAGCCCACAACACCCTCTTCGGTAGACCGGTCAGGGGCACCGATCAGTACATCAGCAGTAGTCGTCATGACGACTCCTTTCAGTTGGTGCCCACGTGGCGGGCATGAATGACAGCATTGAACTGGTAGCGGAAATAGTCGGGACGGTCAGGATGCGGGTAGTTGGCCGGCAAGGTCAGTTCCACGTCGTAGAACTGGACGCCCTCGACCATTCGAGAGTCGAGATCAGTGATGGCCGCATGGACCTTGGATGCCAACCCCCACGCCTGCGCCTCGCGTTTGGCGTAGCAGTCGAACATGATCCGTGGCGCACCGGACACGAGCGTCCGGTTAGAACCGCCTGTGGAGAACGCCACCACCACCGCATCCCCGTCCTTGAAAGACGTGGACACGATGGGATCGCCCCACGCCTCAGCGGTGAAGACTGACTTGATCCAGCCCTGCACCGCATACTCAACGTCAGCCGGAATCAGCAGATCCATCAGCCACCCCCAAGAGCGCGGGCCAGGGTGGCATTGCGGGCGTTGTCCCTGCGGGCCTCGAATGTGTCCGTGCCGACCCAGGCACGAGAACGGGTCTTGCCCTGTGTGCCCAGGGTTGCCGTGTAGCCATCCCCGGCGCGGGCCGCCATGGGCTCCGCGTAGGACATCAGCAGCGACTGCACTTCGGAGGACGAGAGCATGGCACGCACCTCAGAGTTGTTCATCTTGATCTTGGGGCGTTTAGCCATCACGCCTCCCCACCCGAACGCGGATGTGGTCGGTGGAGAATCCGAAGATCCACGGCTCCGGTTCGCCCTGCATGATGAACTCTCCATCCGCGTGAGGCAGCTCTAGTCGGAACGAGCGGGGTAGAACCGTCTCCGGCGGGAAGTAGACCGTGTAGTCGGCGTCTAAGGCCTGCTCGTTCTCATAGCTAGCACCGCCGCCCCCAGGCTGCGCAGAGCAACCATGGACAGGCGTTCGGACTGGAGTAGACCAGTCCTCTACAACCTGCCCTCGCTCCTCGATGAGGAGCGGGGTCAAGACAACAACGGTCTGCTTGTCGAAGCTAGAGAGGGCCATGGTCACCCCTGCTCGTAGATTGGCTCACCCGCGATATCAACACCGCAGGAGCACCAGTTGGCCCCAAAGTTCAGGTTGCACCACGGGAGATGGGCTGATGTTCCGAGGCACCCAATCTGGACACCGAACGCCTTCTGCTTGCCGCATCCAAGGGCTTGACGCTCTGCCTTCTTCAGGTAGAAGTCGCCGTCCGCATTGGCAGGAGTCCAGCCCCGCGAAACGCCACCCGTGGTTTCCTGAACCTGCGACATTCCCTCCAGGTGGTCCGGCACATTCATGGACCGCTTCACGAGGGCGCAAACAACACGACGCTTAGTTGCATCCGATGCGGCCAGGCCCTCGGGGCACGTGTCCGCAATGTACTGCGAGGCATCCAGGAGGAGCACTTCTGCATGTGCATCAGCGCCGGCAGGCATATCCGGCCAGCGGGCGCGTAGATCTTCCACATCCGCGAACGGCGTGGTGATTTCTTCAGCCATGGCCGGACCTCCTGTCAGTCGTCGGACTTGGACGCCCGACGCCGGGGCGCGGGCTTCTCTTTCGGCTCCGGCTTCTCAGCGGGAACCCACTGTGGGCCAAGGCTGGAGGCGACCGCCTCAGAAACTGAGACGGTCACCCCCAGTGCCTTATTGACTAGATCCGGCATCAGCCAGCCGGGACCTCAGCCGGAGCGATCTTGGCGAACGCGGCCAGATCGGCGATGCCCCAGCCGTAGACAACCTCGGCGCGGAATGCGATCTGGTTGTTGCGCTTCAGGTCGCCCTGGCCGTCCGGATCGCCGTATCGAATCACTTCGAGGCCGATGGACTTCTGAATGCCCCAGCGGATGGCGGAGAAGTCGCCCACAAAGGCGGAGATGCCCGACGCGCCCTTGTTGACGCCGAGGTCAGACACGGTGCGGGATGTTGCGGCACGATGGCCCTCGAACTCGGAGATGCCAGCACCCAGGTTCAGACCGGGATAGACCTTGCGTCCGTCCGAGTCGCGAGTGGTCGAGAACTCAGCCGCGAAGCCCGGAGCCAGGGCCATATCAGCCGGCACATTGCCGGATGCCAGGACGAGCTGATCGGCGGCGTCCACCTGAGCCACGCCCTCGCCAGTGCTTACCACGTTGGTGGTATCGGTCAGGGCACGGGACATGGCAGCCGGACGGGTGCCGGTGTTCGGGTTGATGCCGTGGAGCACGCCGAAGTCCAGTGCGCGGGACAGGGACGGCTGGATGAGTGCCAAGATCTCCTGCACCACACCGAGCTGGTGATCCTCGTCAGCCCACTGGACTTCCTCGGTCCACCGAACCGTCTTGTGGAACTTGTACGGCTCAACCGTCTGAACCTCGCGGGTCACGGTCGAGGGGCCCTTGTTGGCACCTTCACCGACGTACTCAGCCTCGCCGATGTCGAAGATGAAAGCCTCGCCGGCCCCGAACTTCATCGGAATGGCGTTGGCGAGCTGGGAGACGGCGGAACCCTGAGAGACATTCTTCAGCCAGGGGTCCAGGATCTGCGTGGGGAGAGTGAGATCCCCAGTGGTCAAAACAGCCATGATGATGGCTCCTTACTGCGCTTCAGGCGCGAAAAGTGAACGAGCGAGGGACCGCATGGGGTCGGCCTCGATCTTGGAAGGTGACTTCTCCTGCCCCGGGACAACCGGGCCAGATGGTTTGATGAGCGCCTTCAGGACTTCGGCGTGCGCTTCCAGCTCTTCGCGGGTATTCCCACGTAGGGCGTCGGCTGGAACGCCAGCATCCTTGGCAACCTCGGTTACGGTCTTGGACCGCTCCGCCTTGGTCTCGAACTCCTTGACCCTCTCGGCAAGCGTTGACCTCTCAGCCTCGGCTGCCTCGTACTTGGGCGTCAGTTCATCCAGTGCGGTCTTGTTGGCCTTCGACCGCTCTTCCCACTTGCGCGCTTCGGCCTTCCAGTCGGTTGCCTCCTGTGCAGGAGCCTCTGGCTTGGGCACTGCGGGCGCCGGGTCGGGTGTAACTTCGGTGCTCATCTATTGTTCCTCCCGTGCGGGATAAATCGGCTCCGTGCGGGGCCGGTGGTCTAGTGTTCGTGGACTGCATCAGTCACGAGGTCGGGATTGCGCCGGCGAAGCTCAGCGGCGATGTCCTTGATGTCATTGGAGCCAGCCGCGCTGCGGGCAGCCATGTAGGTGTCGTACATCCCGGTCGGGTCGTAGCCGTCGGGATAGTCGTCTATTGACTCCATGGGGACTGCAACACAGTCACATTTGCCGTGATAGTCGGACCCGTTGGCACCCTTCGTCGCGCTGCGCTCCGTCAGGTACACGGCATCTCGAGACGCCAGAACTAGGCACCATGCGCACGTCTTAGCGCCAGATGGGACGCGAGCCCAATGGAGGCCGTCACGCTCCGCAGAACGGGCGATAGTGTCTCGCCCAGGCTGCTTCACCCACTTGTCCAGCTGCGTGGATAGCAGGCCAACAATCGCGGAGGGTTCAGGCGTCCAAAGGTGACCAGCGGCGAACCGCACGCCCTGCTCGACGGCCTCAGCGGCGACGGGAGTAGCAAGGCGGGCGGTGCTGCCATAGACCTGCTCAAACCATTCAGCAGACACCACAGCAGCAACGTCCCCATACTCCGCAACCAAGGCGGGCATGAAGTCCAATAGGGCATCTCGGACGGACTCAGGAGCCGCATTTCCCAGACTCGCGAAGAAGTCCACGAGTTCGGCATCCAGCAGCCTGGATAGCTCCGTGTTGGCAGCCCGCAGGGTCTCTACATCACTCCTGCTCGGCATTGACTGTCGTCCTTGACTGCATCAGGGACTGAAGCGCAGAGCCGGCGTTGGAGCGCTTGTAGTCATCGCGGATTCGCTCGGCCTTGTCGGCGTCAAACACCTCTTCAAGCAGGACCGGGTACTTCGCCAGACTGTCCATGCTCGAAGCCAGCTTCTGAATCGGATCAGCCAACGCAGAAAGTGACGGGAAGGTCGGATCAGCAAACTTCACCGACAAGCCAGCCATTGACGGAGGCTCAGTAAGGCCATCGCGAACCATGACGGCCATCTGCATGATCTGCTTGACCGCAGTCGGGTAGACGTACTGATTCTGGTACGTCACGTCGATCAACATGTCATTCCATGCAGCCCGGATCGCCTCAGCAGACGCCGGCTGATCGTGGATGATCCCCAGCGACGACGGCGGAATTCCTGTCTCGCCAGAGAACGCCATCGCCACAGTCCGCAGCATGTCCGAGTGCGGCGTCATGGTCGCCTGCTGCAACTGCTTGATCGTCGGAGACTGACCATCCTCATCACGGGTCAGCGCGATCAGGCGATCCATGGCCAACTTGAACTTCTTCTGCTCCGTGGCATTGCCGTCGAACGCATCCGGGTCGATGCCCTCAATGGCGATCTGCGGCGAAGAATAGAACTCTGCGTTGCCCTCCATGCGGACATAAGCCCGCACCGCCATATCCGTCAATGACATCACCGGGTTCGTGATCCTCGAACGCCCAAACGGCTTAGTCAACTGCGGATCATGACGAACAGGGACTACGAGGGTCCGCCTGATCTGGTTATCAATCCGCTCAGCCGTCCACCATGACCCCTGCCGGGTGCAACGCAAGATCACATGCGGCAGGTAGGCCAGGATCTCCGTTGGACCTTCACGGTCCATGTCCACGATGGTCAACGCGGCCCGAATCCGGCGTGAGCGACGATCCCAGAGCGCAGAAGCGGACTCCGCGGAATGCGCCTGAATCTGCACATCCGGCTCGCCCGCAACACCTTTCGCGACCGTGACAAACGAGACGCCATGACGGCCGGCAGAGTGGATCGACTGCGAGAACTCCAACGCAAAATCGTTGGCATCAAGGATCTCGGATAGCTCGAACGGGTCTTCATTGCCTGACATGCGCAAGCCGTCGTACTGCGACCGCACGGCAGCCTTATGAACCGCCATGGTTGCCCAGCCGAGACAAAACTTCGCGTTCTTCAACTGGTTTGGCAGAGTCAGGCCAAGATCCTTGAAGGCCTGTTCGCCGTCGTAGTAGAGGGTGCGCTTCAAGTTTCGATCCAGCCGATCATGCCAGACCTTCAGCAGATCCCTGATGTCGTCTGCTTCGGACTCGTGAACGTTCCTGAATGCGTAGGCGGAAATACTGTTCGCGGTAAGGGTCACAGGGCCACCGCCTTTCGTCCGGGCTTGCGTTTCGTTGTCTTCGCTGCCCAGTGGGCCATGGTCACGGCATCCAGCAGGGCTACGGATTC of Citricoccus sp. K5 contains these proteins:
- a CDS encoding tape measure protein, with the translated sequence MAGNEIAQAWVTLIPSFQGGQKAIAKELGAAGTSGGKEASKGFVSGIGGGVLKAGKIAAGGVALVGGAIAGIAAAGGFNRAMQIEQAQAKLTGLGHDTKSVEAIMKNATAAVSGTAYGLGDAASVAAATVAAGVKPGKELERTLTLVGDAAAIAGTDMGTMGSIVNKVATSDMMQMDVANQLMDAGIPILQLVAEEMGVTAEEARKMASEGKVSFETFQNAIETGMGGAALESGKTFTGAMANVRAALGRVGATVLTPFLNALTEGSGTLIPIIDSVNAALGPVMENVGAWMSTTLPKMMSGMQGLYDLVANGNFSSSLREAFGWEEDSAIVGFLFGVRDALSQVAGLVTGAAAILFTGNFVGSGIMGVAEDSSLVDFLFNVRDGIAGLAGEASGGFGAMVAAFQDGEDHITSSGLAGFLEGIGVVARNVFDVLAPLFGQLGPILAPIIPQIAEFASAFSPVSMVFQALAPLLPQIAELVAQVATTFAQLLAAVIPLAAQLAGAIIPVLTQLAAAVLPVVGTILGVIAGLLPQLVPLFAMLATAVVGVVAAIAPLVVQLVSSVLPIFAQLVSAVLPLVVSALAAIIPAVMMVVQVLTAVLVPIIQALLPVVTMVFQTIATVVKAVMQVISGIIQVVMGAISGNWGAVWNGILSILQGVWNLIQGVVMGAITIVAGVIAAVLGTIVGLWNGAWTGISSFLSNTWASITGAVSAGIGSIKNWFSSLPGDILGFLSGLPGQMLSMGKNIIQGLINGIKSAGDAVKGVIGDLVGGAINFGKSLLGINSPSRVFMEIGEFTGEGLALGISSQSKAVQRATDKLMPSASAGQLGFDPAPLSAAGTAGASGGAGSLEAAFRNAMSTMRPVVQIGNREFHGVMQQVNSQYGGR
- a CDS encoding phage major capsid protein; the encoded protein is MAVLTTGDLTLPTQILDPWLKNVSQGSAVSQLANAIPMKFGAGEAFIFDIGEAEYVGEGANKGPSTVTREVQTVEPYKFHKTVRWTEEVQWADEDHQLGVVQEILALIQPSLSRALDFGVLHGINPNTGTRPAAMSRALTDTTNVVSTGEGVAQVDAADQLVLASGNVPADMALAPGFAAEFSTTRDSDGRKVYPGLNLGAGISEFEGHRAATSRTVSDLGVNKGASGISAFVGDFSAIRWGIQKSIGLEVIRYGDPDGQGDLKRNNQIAFRAEVVYGWGIADLAAFAKIAPAEVPAG
- a CDS encoding DUF5361 domain-containing protein, whose product is MTAGWTLEDVPRRLSWPALHAFVTHLKPDSALGWLVDPQAALWVSGANATSLLASIGHRLDILAWQPTKNGQKGRKPPEPWETPWVKSKKRRTIGAGPIPASEWEAFWDGGK
- a CDS encoding phage portal protein, whose amino-acid sequence is MTLTANSISAYAFRNVHESEADDIRDLLKVWHDRLDRNLKRTLYYDGEQAFKDLGLTLPNQLKNAKFCLGWATMAVHKAAVRSQYDGLRMSGNEDPFELSEILDANDFALEFSQSIHSAGRHGVSFVTVAKGVAGEPDVQIQAHSAESASALWDRRSRRIRAALTIVDMDREGPTEILAYLPHVILRCTRQGSWWTAERIDNQIRRTLVVPVRHDPQLTKPFGRSRITNPVMSLTDMAVRAYVRMEGNAEFYSSPQIAIEGIDPDAFDGNATEQKKFKLAMDRLIALTRDEDGQSPTIKQLQQATMTPHSDMLRTVAMAFSGETGIPPSSLGIIHDQPASAEAIRAAWNDMLIDVTYQNQYVYPTAVKQIMQMAVMVRDGLTEPPSMAGLSVKFADPTFPSLSALADPIQKLASSMDSLAKYPVLLEEVFDADKAERIRDDYKRSNAGSALQSLMQSRTTVNAEQE